In the genome of Candidatus Methylomirabilota bacterium, the window GGCCACGGGATGGCCCTGGCCCCCGACGCCGCCCGCAAGTACCGCCTGCGGTAGAAAGGGACACAGGCCGATGCGACCCACCCTGCTCGCCTCGATCGTCGCCGTGCTGATCAGCGCCTCGGGCGCGTCCGCCGCCCCGCCGGAGCCGAAGAGCGAGGAGCAGAAGATGCTCTACGCCCTCGGCCTCGCGCTGAGCCAGAGCCTGGCCCCGTTCGCCCTGAGCGAAGCCGAGCTCGAGCTGGTCAAGACCGGGCTCACCGACGGCGCCCTCGGCAAGGAGCGGAAGGTGGACCTCTCGGCCTACGGGCCGAAGATCCAGGAATTCCAGCGAACGCGGGTGGCAGCGGCGGCCGCCGTCGAGCGCAAGGCGGGGCAGGCCTTCCTCGACAAGGCGGCGGCCGAGAAGGGCGCCACCCGGACCGCGTCGGGCCTCGTCGTCACCACGCTCAAGCCCGGCGCCGGCCCATCGCCCAAAGCCACCGACACGGTGAAGGTCCATTACCACGGGACGCTGATCGATGGCTCGGTCTTCGACAGCTCCCGGGAGCGCGGCCAGCCGGCGACGTTCCCGCTCGGCAACGTGATCCGCTGCTGGACCGAGGGTGTGCAGCTCATGAAGGCGGGGGGCAAGAGCCGGCTGGTGTGCCCCCCGGACCTCGCCTACGGAGACCGCGGCGCCCCGCCCAAGATCAAGCCCGGCGCCACCCTCGTGTTCGAGGTCGAGCTTCTCGAGATCGTGAAGTAGCCCGAGCCGAGCGCCCGATGGACCAGGGGCCCGCCCCGGAGGATCGGCGAAGGAGCTGGTCGGCGGTCGGGGCGGGCTTCACGGTGCTCTTCGTCTGCACGGGAGTCAACTTCTCCTTCGGCATCCTCTTCAAGCCGATCCTCGCCGAGTTCGGCTGGGACCGATCCACCCTGGCGCTGGCGGCGACGGCCAGCCTCGCCGTCAACGCGCTCGGCCAGCCCGTCATCGGCTCCCTGATCGACCGGGTCGGGCCTCGCCGGGTCATCCTCCCGGCCATGGCGTTGATGGCGCTCGGGACGGCCCTGGTGAGCCTCGCCCAGCGGCCGTGGCAGCTGATCTTCCTCTACGGCGCGGTGGCGGCCGTCGGCTACACCGGCGCCGGTATTCTCCCGATCTCGGTGCACATCACCCGCTGGTTCCCGGCGGAGCGAGGCTTCGTGATGGCGCTCGGGGCCTGCGGGTTCTCGCTCGGCCACCTGGTGTTCACCCAGGTGGCGGCCTACGCCGCCGCCGCCGTCGGCTGGCGCCGGACCTATACCGTGCTGGCCGGGATCCTGGGCGTCTTCTGGGCGATCATCGCCGCCTGGCTCCGCGACGCGCCGGGTCCGCCGGCGCGGCGAGAGTCGTCTTCAGGGCCGGCGCCGGAGGGCGCTCGATCCCTCGACCGCCGGGCCGCGCTGGGCACGGCCGGGTTCTGGTGCATGACGGTCGGGCTCATGGGCTGCGGCTTCACCGACTTCCTCCTCACGACCCACCTGGCGCCCTTCGCCACCGACCTCGGCCTGTCGCCGGCGGTCGCGGCCAACGCCGTGAGCCTGTGGGCAGCGGCCAACATCGCCGGCATCCTGGTCGCCGGGACCCTGGCCACTCGGATCGGGTCGCGCGGGGCCCTGGTCGCGACCTACCTGGTGCGAGCCTCGGCGCTCTTCCTCCTCACCCGGGTGCGCGACACCGAGGGACTCTACCTCTTCGCCGTCCTCTTCGGCGCGACGTTCTTCACGACGGCGCCCTTGAGCGCCACCCTGGTCGGGCAGCTGTTCGGCCCCGGCCACCAGGGGATGATCTTCGGAGCCGCCAACCTCTTTCATCACCTGGCCGGCGCGCTCGGAGCCTATGCCGGCGGCCTCGCCTTCGACCTGACGCGGAGCTACCGGGCGATCTTCCTGGCCAGCGGAATCCTGGTCATGGCGTCGGCGGCCGTCACGGCGCTGGCCCGGCCCCCGGGCGGCCGGCGGCCGTGAAGGGGAGGCTCCGAGGTCAGCTCAGTCGCGGAACGCGGACTCGTTGCGCCTGATCCGGTCGATCTCCGAGCAGGACGGCCGGTCGCCGTCGAAGTCCCGGAATCGGGTGGACTCGAACGCCCGGCTGCTGTCCCGCGGGAGATCGCGGATCTCGGCGTCGGCCAGCCCGATCTCCCGATCGCGGCGGTTGAACGCCCGCCAGCTCAGGAACACCCGCAGCGTGTGTCCGCCCTCGTTCCTCACCGTGCCGCGGACCACGCAGCCCCCCGATACCGAGACGAGGCTCTGCGATTCCACGACGACGTCGTCGTCGTGGTCGTGCCACCGGCCGCACCCGAACGCGACGCTCGTCATCGCCAGAACCAGGAAGAGACGGATGAGTGCGTTCATGATGCCCTCCGTGCCGACCCTACCGCCGACGGGCCACGCCGGTCAAGAGCGGTCCGGCCGGCTTGCTCGCCGCGGCGCCCTCGTCTATGATCGCTCCGCGCGCCGAAGGCGTGCACACACCCACCCGGGAGGAGAGAGCGCGTGCGACACAACACGGCAAAGGCGAAGCTGGCCGCCGGCCGACCGGTGAGCGTGATCAATCCCACCTACACCGCCGCCGGCCTCGTCGAGCTGGTGGCGCGACTCGGGTTCGACGTGATCTTCATCGACTGCGAGCACGGGCCGGCGGGCTGGGACGACGTGGAGAACATGGTGCGGGCGGCCGAGCTCGCCGACGCGACGCCCATCGTCCGGGTCCAGGCCAACGACGCCTCCACTATCACCCGAGCGCTGGATCGGGGTGCCGGCGGTGTCCAGGTCCCGCACGTCAACACGCGGGCGGAGGCCGAGGCCGCCGTGCGTCATGCCAAGTTCGCCCCCCTCGGCCACCGTGGCTTTGCCGGCGGGCGCTCGGCCTTCGGGGAGAAGATGGCCGACTATACGCGCCGGGCCAACGAGGAAACGATGGTGGTGGCGATGCTCGAGGAGGCCGAGGCCCTCGAGAACCTCGACGACATCTTGAAGGTCGAGCACGTCGACGTCTTCTTCGTCGCCCCGGGGGACCTCGCCCAGTCGATGGGCCACCCGGGGCAGATGGACCACCCGAAGGTCCAGGCCGCCATCGACGACGCCGTCGCCCGGATCCGCGCCGCCGGGCGCGCCCCGGGCGTCCTCAGCCGGCCGGCCACCGTCCAGCGGTATCTCGAGCGGGGCGCCCTCTTCTTCTACGTGTCGCTCGCGCACCTGCTGGACCCCGGCGTCAAGGACTTCCTGGCCGCCGTGAGCCGGTCCTGAGCGGCCCTCGGCGGCGCGAGCGAGGTAGGACGAAGGAGACCCCACATGAGCGACGCGACGGCCATGAAGAGTCAGCTCGCCCGGCTGGCCGCGCACATCACGGCCATGCGGCTCGCGATCGACACGCTCCAGCGTCACCTCCACGACTCCGAGGCGGTCATGGCGGCCCTGCTGGAGCAGCAGCACGGCGTGGCCGGACGCGCCGAAGGGTTGAGGGCCCCCGAGGAGCGCGGCTCGTAGAGATCGCGCCGGTCCCGGGCGGTCTCGCGAATCCCCTGCGCGCCGTCGCCCCTGGCTACTCGCGGAACTCCTGGTCGAGGATCTCGCGGATGAAGCGGTCGAGGGACACCGGGTAGAAGCGGACGTCGGGCGAGACGATGACGCCCGTGTTGATGACCTCCAGGCGGGCCAGCTCGTCGAGGATCCCCTCGAGCGCCCGCTGCGCGTCGCGGTCCTGGCGCCGGATCTTCAGATCCTCGCTCTCCAGCGCGATCCGCGACGCGTAGCGGAAGCTGAAGACCCGGGCTACCAGGGCCCGGTCCATCAGCTCCGTCTCGCGGAAGACGTCGCCGTAGGTCGGCCCCTCCTCCCAGGGGCGAAGCACCAGCCGCGGCGAGACGCGGATGCGTCCTCGCACCTCGACGGACCGACCGGGGCGCTCGGGCTCGGATCCGACCAGGATGTAGGGAAGGACGTGGTAGCCCGCGACGATTCCGGCCAGGGGCTTCCGCACGACCTTCGTGTCCTCGAAGACGTGCCGCAGGAGCTCGCGGTCGTTCCAGTCCTCGAACATCCCCTCTAGTGTAACGCCTCGGCCGGCGCGCGCTCGGTCCCGGTATAGGAGCGAGAGCCGTGTAGGAAAATCGCCAAATTCGTCGCGCCGTCGCGCTCGGCCCGGGGGCCCGGGACCCTCCCAGGTGGCGCTGGTGGCCGAGAACCTCGGCCGGGGTGTCGGACGCTTCCGCGGCCTGGTGGCCGACATCCGCCGGCACGCGGGTTTCGGCGTATGATCACGCGGAGAAGATGATGAGCCTCTCGGCTTCCGTCGCGATCGTCACCACGCACTTCTCCAGAGGAGCCTGACATGCCCAGAGCCCCGGTCCACGGCGTCAACCTGTTCTATGAAGAAGTCGGGCAGGGGGCCCCGCTCATCTTCGTACACGAGTTCGCCGGCGACTACGAGAGCTGGCGTCCTCAGGTGGGCTTCTTCGCGCGGCGCTACCGCACCATCGCGTTCAACGCCCGCGGCTACCCGCCCTCGGACGTCCCGGATGATCCCGCGGCGTACTCCCAGGGGCACGCGGTCGAGGACATCAAGGGGGTCCTCGATCACCTCGGCATCGAGCAGGCCCACGTCTGCGGACTCTCCATGGGCGGCTACGCGACGCTCCACTTCGGGCTGACGTATCCCGATCGGGCGCGCTCGCTGGTCGTCGCCGGGTGCGGCTACGGCAGCGGGGCCGAGCGCGAGGCGTTCCGGAAGGACACCGCGCTCGTCGTCGAGCGCTTCGAGGAGGACGGCATGGAGAAAGTGGCCGATTTCTACAGCCGTGGCCCGACGCGGGTCCAGTTCATGGAGAAGGACCCCAAGGGGTGGCAAGCCTTCCGCGATCGGCTGGCGGCCGGGTCGGCCCGCGGGCACGCCCTGACGCTGCAGGGCGTCCAGATGACGCGCCCCTCCGTGTTCGACCTCGGCGACCGCCTGGCCGGGCTCCGGGTGCCGACCCTCGTCGTCACGGGAGACGAGGACGAGCCGTGCCTGGAGCCGGCGATCTTCATGAAGCGGAAGATCCCGGCGGCCGGGCTGGCCGTGATCCCCAAGTCCGGGCACACCATCAACCTCGAGGAGCCCGACGCGTTCAACCGCGCCGTGCTGGACTTCCTCACCGCCGCGGAGTCGAGGCGCTGGACTCCCCGCCACCCGGACTCCTTGAGCCGGTCCGCCATCCTCCCCGTCACCGAGCGAGGGAGCCGCTGATGGCCCTCCCGCTGGCGCACATCCGGGTGATCGACCTCACGCAGGCGCGCTCCGGTCCGACCTGCGTGCGCCAGCTCGCCGACATGGGCGCCCGCGTGGTCAAGGTCGAACCTCCCGTCGGGCGCGAGGGTGACTCGCAGGCCCGCCATGGCTCGGATTTCCAGAACCTGCACCGGAACAAGCAGTCGCTGACGCTGGACCTCAAGTCGGCCCGGGGAATCGCCGTCCTCCTCCGCCTCGTGGAGCGCGCCGACGTGCTCGTCGAGAACTTCCGTCCGGACGTGAAGACGCGCCTGGGCATCGACTACGCCGCGCTCCGGCGAGTCAACCCCCGGCTGATCTACGGCTCCATCTCGGGGTTCGGCCAGGACGGCCCGTACCGTGATCGGCCCGGCTACGATCAGATCGCCCAGGGCATGGGCGGCCTCATGTCGGTCACCGGCGTGCCGGGACAGGGGCCGGTCCGGGTGGGCATCCCGGTGGCCGACTTGACCGCCGGTCTCTTCCTCGCCCAGGGCATCCTGGTGGCGCTGCTCGAGCGCGAGCGCTCGGGCGAGGGCCAATGGGTTCAGACCTCGCTGCTCCAGGCGATGGTCACCATGCTCGACTTCCAGGCGACGCGCTGGCTGATCGACGGGGAAGTGCCGCCACAGGCGGGCAATGACCATCCGACCGGGATCCCGACGGGCGTCTTCCGGACCCGCGACGGCCACATCAACATCGCCGCGTCCGGCCAGAAGATGTTCGCCCGGCTGTGCGCGGCGCTCGGCACCGAGCGGCTCCTCGACGACCCCCGCTTTCTGACCCCGGCCAACCGCTCTCACCACCGGTCCGAGCTCAACGCCGAGCTGCAGAAGGTCCTCGAAGAGAGGCCGAGCCACGACTGGATCGAGGCGCTCAACGCCGCCGGGGTACCGGCCGGGCCGATCTTCGACATCCGGGAGGTGTTCGAGAACGAGCAGGTGGTCCACCTGGGGCTCGCCCAGCCGGTCCACCACCCGACGCTCGGCGAGCTGCGGCTCCAAGGCCTGCCGGTCGTCCTGTCGCGGACTCCGGGCGCCGTCCGGACGGCGGCGTCGGATCCGGGGGCCCACACCGAGGAGACCTTGGCCGAGCTCGGCTTCACCCCGGCCGAGATCGCCCGGCTGCGCGCCGACGGCGTCGTCTGAACTGAATCGGAGGCCCCCTCCGAGATCGTTGCGGCGGCAAAGCCGCCGCCCGGAGCTGAACATCCGGACCCGGGGCGTCGGGCCTCCCATATGACCGGTTCCGGTATCCGCTTTGCTAACCCGTGGGCTAGAGGCCCGTCATGAGCATCCTCGTGTTCCCCAACGGGTTGCGGCGGAAGCGGCGGCCCGCCCTGAGGCTCCGGCTCAACCCCACGTCGCATCGGCATTTCCACTACTGCGAGGCGTGTGACCGGCAGTGGCCGCACCCGGGGGAAGGCCCGGCCTGCGTCCGGCACTGGGCCTGGCGGTGCCCGGGCTGCCAGCCCGATCAGGGGGAGTCGGTCTACCGCCGGTCCGCCTAGTTTCTCCGGGGGGGTCTCGGAAGACCCCCCCGATGCCCCCCTCGGCTGCGGCGGCACAGCCGCCGCTCGGAGCGCTGCTCGATGCGTCGCGCGCTCGGAGCGAGCGGCCGGGTTACTCCGACACGCTCCTAGGTCATTTCGGGGGTCTGCTCGAGGCGGCCGCGCTCGAGGCGGGCTGACCGGTTGCTCCGACAGCCTGACCCGGCCGTCGGCGCCGAGGCGCGCCGGCGGCGGACCGTTCGGCTTGACTGTGCCGGCTTCCGCATGGCATAAGTCGGCCTGCGCATGCGGCGTCGCTCGCGTCGATGATCCACCACCGATGGCTCCAGCTGGGGGCTGGCATCGTGGCCCTGGTGGCCGTGGCCAATCTCCAGTACGGCTGGACGCTCTTCGTCGACCCCATCAACCGAGCCCACCACTGGGGCCGCGCGGAAATCCAGTTCGCCTTCACGCTCTTCGTGCTCGCGGAGACCTGGCTCGTTCCGTTCGAGGCCTACCTGGTCGACCACATCGGGCCGCGTCTCGTGGTGGCCGCCGGTGGATTCTTCGCCGCCGCGGCCTGGGGCATCAATGCCTGGGCCCAGTCCCTTCCGATGCTGTACCTGGGCGGCGCGGTCGGCGGGCTCGCCACCGGTTGCGTCTACGGAACCGCGATGGGCAGCGCGCTCAAGTGGTTCCCCGATCGTCGCGGCCTGGCCGCCGGACTCACCGCGGCCGCGTTCGGCGCCGGCGCGGCGCTCACCATCGCGCCGATCGAGGACATGATCCGGGAAAGCGGCTATCAGTCTACCTTCTTGAGATTCGGGCTCCTCCAGGGGCTCGTCGTCCTGGTGGCTGCCACGGTCCTGCGGGCGCCTCGGCCGGGCGAGATCCCGGCGGTCGACAAGCCCACCGTTCAGCAGTCGGGCCGGGACTTCACGCCGCTCGAGACGGTGCGGACGCCCGCCTTCTGGCTGCTCTACGCCATGTTCACCATGGTGGCGACCGGCGGCCTCATGGCCACCGCCCAGCTCGGCCCGATCAGCGACGACTTCAGGGTCGGCGACCGCCCGGTCTCGCTGCTGGGGATCACGTTGCCGGCGCTGACCTTCGCCCTCTCGATGGACCGCGTGCTGAACGGGATCACTCGACCCTTGTTCGGCTGGCTGTCGGACCACCTCGGCCGGGAGCGGACGATGTTCCTGGCCTTCGGGCTGGAGGGGGCGGCCATTCTCGCCCTGGTCCACCTGGCCCACGACCCGATGATGTTCGTCGTGCTCTCGGGTCTGGCGTTCTTCGCCTGGGGCGAGATATTCAGCCTGTTCCCCGCGCTCTCGGGGGACATGTTCGGCCGGAGGTTCGCCACCACCAACTACAGCCTGCTCTACACGGCCAAGGGCGTGGCGGCGCTGATGGTGCCGATCGGCAGCCTCGTGTCGGCCGCGACCGGAAGCTGGAAGCCGATCTTCTTCACGGCGACCGCGCTCGACTGGACGGCCGCGCTCCTGGCGCTGCTCGTGCTGCGACCGCTCCGGGCCCGCTCCTCGCTGTAGATGATGGGAGGGGGCCTCGACGGCCCCTCCCAAACCTCCCCCAGGAGTAAGGTTGCGCGGGCGAAGCCCGCGCTCGAAGCGGAACACCAACCCGGGGCGGTTGGGCGATCCTTCGCGCTCGGTCACTCCGAGAGACCCGTATCCGATCGCCGGCCGGCGGTGGCGGGGCGGCCGCGTAGTCTCTCCATTTCCTCCGTTCGAGAACTGCGGCACACTAGAGCGGTATGCAGAAAGCCGGTGCCGGAGGCGCGGTTCCCCTCATTGGATTCGCAGGCCTGACCCTGGCGCTCGCGCTGGCCACCGCGGGCGTGGGACAGCCGAAGGTCGAGGTCGTGGCCCGGGGGCTCCAGGTGCCCTGGAGCCTCGCCTTCACCGAGGATGGCCGGCTCCTCGTGACCGAGCGGCCGGGCCGGATCCGTCTCGTCCAGAATGGCCGGCTCGAGACCGCGCCGGTCGCGACGCTGTCGGTCGCGGCCCAGGGCGAAGGGGGCCTCATGGGCCTCGCCGTGGACCCCGACTTCGGACAGAACGGGCACCTCTACGTCTGCTATACGGCGTCCAGAGGGGGATCGGCCGTCAATCGCGTCACGCGGCTGACCCTCCGCGAGCGCGCGGCCGGCGAGGAGCGGATCCTCCTCGACGGGATCCCCGCCGCCGGCATCCACGACGGCTGCCGGCTGAAGTTCGGGCCCGATGGCAAGCTCTACGTCACGACCGGGGATGCGGCCAACCCGCAACTGGCGCAGCACCGGGATTCCCTGGCCGGAAAGATCCTCCGGCTCAACCGGGATGGCACGGTGCCGGGCGACAATCCGTTTCCGGGATCGCCGACCTATTCGCTGGGCCACCGCAATCCGCAGGGGCTCGCCTGGGATTCCGCCCGCCGGCTGCTGGCCGCCGAGCACGGCTCCACGGCCCACGACGAGGTCAACCACATCCAGCCCGGCCGGAACTACGGCTGGCCCGAGGTCACCGGCAAGGGCGGCGCCGGGCGCTACGTGGATCCGATCATCGAGTCGGGCGAGGAGACGTGGGCGCCCTCCGGCATCGCCATCCTGGACCACCATCTCTTCGTGGCCGCGCTGCGGGGACAACGGCTCCTGCGCATCCGGCTGGGCCCGGACCTGTCGGTGGGACACGTGGACGCGCTCCTGAGCGGAAGCTACGGCCGGCTGCGCGACGTCGTGGTCGGGCCCGGCGGAGCCCTCTTCGTGACGACGAGCAACCGCGACGGCCGTGGGTCGCCGGCCGCCGACGACGACCGGGTCCTCCGCGTCACCCCCTGACGGCCGCCCGCCGTCACGGCGGCGCGAGCTCGACGCGCTCCATCGGATCGGATTCGGGGTGGTAATACATCCACTCGTGTGCTCCCTCGGCCACGGTGCGATTGAGCGCCCGGGCATGTCGCTCGTCGAGCTCCCGGATCACCTCGCCCGCCGGCGCCTTCCGGGCCATGATGAGCGCATGCCGAGGGTCGAGGGGCACGCGGACCTCGTCGGCGGCGCCCAGGCCTGACCGATACGCTCCGGCGAGCCCCGGCCGGCTCCACAGGACGACCGGCGTGTCGCCGGTCAGGAGCTGCCGGCTGGAAAAGCGGACGAGCTGCCAGGTTCGGGCCGACAGCAGATGAGCCAGGCGAGGCCCGCTGGACAGCGTGCGCGGCGACGGCTCGCTGCCGGAGACCGTGACGTGGGCGTCCTCGGGTCCGGCAGTCTCCGGCGTCCCCTCCCCGGCGTCCTCGACCGCCTCGGGACGCTCGCGGAGATTCGCCACGATCAGCTCGGTCAGCAGCTCCGCCGTGCGGGCCAGCGTCTCGCGGTGGCCGCGGCCCAGCTGGAGCTGAAAGGCGACGAACAGCGCGAGGTACGCGCGGTTCTCGCCCACCGGGGGAAACGCGCCCTCCAGCATCTGGCCGATCACGTCGGCCGCTCGCACCTCGATCCGGTCGAGCTGCCGGGCGAGGTTCCGCGGCTCCGCGCCGCTCCCCGCGACCTCGTAGAAGCCGGCCATCGCGGTCGCCTCCTCGACGGAGAGCAGGAGCCGCCGGTTCCGGTCGCGCCGTTCCGCCATGAGGCGACCGGCGCCGTCGGCGAACCGCGACAGGAAAGAGTCAGGGACGAGGCGGCGGCGGGCTTCGTCGCTCATGTCGTGGGTTTGCTGCGGCTGGCAGGTTCATCTTCCGTCATTCCGCCGGCGCCGGCAACGCTCGATGGGCGGCCTCGGCGGCCACCCCGGCCCCACGTGTCGCTGGATGTGTTACCCTGACGGGTAGCCGACTGCCGATGCCGCGACGCGGAAGGAGGAGCCCGTGAAAGAGCTGGCGCGCCACATCATGGTGGACTTCCTGCCCATGAAGACGTTCGCCGAGAACCCGCTGATCCTCACCGAGGGGCGCGGGATCCACGTCATCGACGTGGACGGCCGCCGCTACGTCGACGGGCTCTCGGGTACCTTCTGCGTCAATCTCGGTCACGGCAACAAGGCCCTCGCCGAGGCCGCCGCTCGCCAGCTGGAGCGGCTCGTCCTCGCCTGCCCGACGCTCGGAACCAACGACCGCGCGCTCGAGCTGACGCGGGTACTCCTGGACATCCTACCCCGCCAGTACACGACCGTGAAGCTCCTGTCCGGAGGGTCCGAGGTCACCGAGGCCGCCATCAAGATGGCGCGCCAGTACCACAAGCAGACGGGAGCCGCGACGAAGTACAAGGTGCTCTCGCACTACCGCGCCTACCACGGCGCGACCGGCCACGCCCTGGCCGCCGGTGGGTGGCCCGGCTGGCGCGCCGCCTACGAGCCGCTCCCGGGCGGATTCATCCACCTCCACACCCCCGATCCCTACCGGCCGCCGTTCCCCGGCGACCCGGCGACGCTGGGGGTCACGTACGCGCGACTCGTGGAGGAGGTCATCCAGCTCGAAGGCCCGGAGACGATCGCCGCCTTCATCACCGAGCCCATCCTGACGTCGGCGGGCGTCGTCGTGCCGCCCTCCGACTACCTTCCCCGGATCCGCGCGCTCTGCGACCGATACGACATCCTGCTGATCTACGACGAGATCATCACCGGCTTCGGGCGAACCGGCACCCTGTTCGCGGCGGAGCTCTGGGACACCTGGCCGGACATCTTCTGCCTCGGCAAGGGGATGAGCGGCGGCTACGCGCCGCTGGCGGCCAACGTGCTGACCGGCCGGATCGCCGAGGCCTTCTGGGGCGAGGCCGCCGACGCCGTGCAGTTCCACGCCGGTCACACCTACGGTGGGAACCCGGTGGCCTGCGCGGTCGGGCTCGCGGCCATCCGCCAGATCGCCGAGGAGCGCATCGTCGAGAACGCCAAGGCCCGCGGCGCCCAGGCCCAGGCGCGACTCCGCGAGATCCAGGCGCGTCGGCCGGTGATCGGCGACGTGCGCGGCGAGGGTCTCCTGGTCGGCGTCGAGTTCGTCAGGGAGGCGGGCACCCGCGACCCGTTCCCGGCCGAGGTCGGCTTCGGCCTCCGCGTCCGCGAGGCCGCGCGCCGGCGCGGTCTGCTGCTGCGCGCCAGCCACTGGATGGTCGCCCTGGCCCCGCCTCTCACCACCTCGGCGACCGAGATGGACGAGATCCTGGAGATCTTCGAAGCGGCCCTCGACGACGCGCTGGCCGATCCCGCCGTCGCCGCGAGCCTCCGGAGCTAGGAGTGTGTCGGCGTAACCCAACCCGGCGCCGACCACCGAGCGCGTGGTGCATCGAGGAGTGCTCCGAGCGGCGGCTTCGCCGCCGCCACGACGGGGGGGCATCGGGGGGGTCTTCCGAGGCCCCCCCGAAATGACCTAGGACCGGCGAGACCGAGCGGCCCGGGTCGCCCGGCCCTCACTCCTTCGTCTTCAGCTGGCCCTCGTTCTCCCGGATGAACGTCCGGATCTCGTCGGCCACGTCGAGGAGCTTCAGCCACTGCTCCTTGTAGAGCGTGACGGGAAACCGCCCGAGCCCGTACACGGACACCCCGCCCTTGTCGCTCACCCGGAGGCTGATCCCTTTCCGGGCCCGGTTCTTCAACGCCTCGTTCTCGGCGCGGAGGCGCGCCAGCTCGGCCTCGACCTTCTCGTCGGCCATGGTTGCCCTCCTGCGGGTGAAGC includes:
- a CDS encoding aspartate aminotransferase family protein; translation: MKELARHIMVDFLPMKTFAENPLILTEGRGIHVIDVDGRRYVDGLSGTFCVNLGHGNKALAEAAARQLERLVLACPTLGTNDRALELTRVLLDILPRQYTTVKLLSGGSEVTEAAIKMARQYHKQTGAATKYKVLSHYRAYHGATGHALAAGGWPGWRAAYEPLPGGFIHLHTPDPYRPPFPGDPATLGVTYARLVEEVIQLEGPETIAAFITEPILTSAGVVVPPSDYLPRIRALCDRYDILLIYDEIITGFGRTGTLFAAELWDTWPDIFCLGKGMSGGYAPLAANVLTGRIAEAFWGEAADAVQFHAGHTYGGNPVACAVGLAAIRQIAEERIVENAKARGAQAQARLREIQARRPVIGDVRGEGLLVGVEFVREAGTRDPFPAEVGFGLRVREAARRRGLLLRASHWMVALAPPLTTSATEMDEILEIFEAALDDALADPAVAASLRS